The Anabas testudineus chromosome 15, fAnaTes1.2, whole genome shotgun sequence DNA segment CAGGGCAGAGACCCTTTAGTTTAGTGCTTCATGTTGTATGttaatttgaaatgtgtttgcagatatttcactgtctgtctttttgCTACACGTCCATCTAGTTTGTACTGTAGACACTCGGCTGTAATGTTGGAAATCATAATGATTCGAGAGAATATTTTCACCCGTTTCAGTGCGTTTTAAaatcttcttctcctgtttgtATAAAACGTTTTTCCTGTTGGATTAGATTGGTTCATTTTCTCCATAAAAGCCGCCTTTGTGTTTCCGTTAGAGTTTCATGTTGCCATTGTTTATCTTTCTACATAGAACAGTCCGATCGCGACAGATGTGAAAGTGGCTCCAGGTGGAACCGAGAACGTGGACACAGATATCTATGAAGCTGTGGTCAGTCAGCCCATCACCGAGCCTCAGGTCAGTTTATGCTTTATCTGCTGTAGCATctcttccattttctttcttccattAATTCAGTTGGTTCCGTTGCAGCCCGGCGAGCGTCAGTATCCGGGTCAGGTCCACGTTACCATCGGGCCGCTGAGGACCAACCTGACATTTGAGAGGAAGGACAGCACGGTGACACTGCTGAGGAATGACCAGGTGCTCATCAACCTGCTGACCGACATTGTCAGCGAAAAGAGGAGAGCCACCAACATCAGACCCAAAATCCCTGCAACCTTTAGCCACACCAAGGAGACCAGAGAGAAGGTCAGGGCTGCTGTCTGATCACTGCCCCCCTGCTGATGTCAAATACTAACACACAACCTCACCAACCAGGGTCTATTTAGAATGTCATTTTGAATATCATTTGTAGTGGAACATTTTCGTTCCTACTTTTATGACTAGAAGTTAGAGCAGTTTGACAAGTCAAGACTCTAACTCTGCTGCCTCACCAAACATATGTAGCAGCGCTCCTGACTGGTTAGCAGCTTAACGAGACGTCTTTTTAACTTAAAGACGCAGagttcataaaaaaatacagtgtttgaCAGAACGATATAAGGAAGAAAACCAGCAAATACACTCTCCACAGAAAAGATGCTCATTAGAACTGTATTTATTAAGATGCAGCTTCAGGACAGTCACAAGCTTTGGCCAAAATAAATCAAGctaattaatttttaatgatACAGATGTAACAGAATGTGTGTGAGGATGGGGTAGCTGATAGAAACAAAATCCCCAAAAATCTTACACTCCATATTTGTTCTGGATGTGTGCAGGGTGTCGTCATCAGCCTAATTGACAACGAAGGCATCATCAAGTCTGACGAACATGGCGAGCTTCCCTTCGACATCAAAGAGAACTTCAGCGACGTTGAGTTCACCACCGAGGACATCAACGAGGAGGTTGAATTTACTGTAGTCACGGTGAGGTTTTTATCATCTTCAAAAGCATTTTACTGGTTTCTTAGGATTAGCTAAGAAATATTTTCATCCATTTCTCAACCAGATACAAGAAATGTAAAGTTacctgttttgtttaaaatgccACTAGATTTTTATCCAGTTTAGTTTATTCAGTAACTCCCAAAAGCCAAAGTCGATCAAAAAGACTCTGTCTAAAAGGTGCAGCATTATTTTGTACAGATGATACAGAAACAAGTGAGCATCTGTTTGGCATCTGTTAGCTTTATTCTGTAATTCCACCACCAGTCTGAGTGTCATGAAATTGTTCAACACCAAACTGTTTGGTTACAATTTTCCCTAATTCTACTGAACTCTAGCAAGATGCTTGttcagcatttctttattttgttcttgGTCAGCTGAGGATGGGGAAGCGGGCCATCAGGATCTGCCGGGTTAAGGAGCCGCTTCTCCTGACGCTGTGCACCGCCACTGCAGCTGCCGCTGCTGAGGAGGCCGGGGTTGAGACAGCCACCAACGGCGTCGGCGGGGAAAACTCCTCATCCAAGCTGTTCAGAGGGAAGTCCAAGGTGGAGATACCACCCAACATGATGCTGGACTCAGAGCTTTATGAGGGTATTGTGAGCCAGCCCATCATCGAACCCACTGTGAGTAATGGGTTAACTTGCTTATTGTTGTAATATCGTTAGAGCTGAATATCAGAGATCAATGTCTTTATGATAGAAGCTAAATTTAGAGCTTTGGTATCATAAAAGATCACAAAATGGACAACAACAATCTAGGGGTGTCTCCCTCGCCGTGTCTAGTATGAGCAGTTCATCAAACATGGTTAAATAAGCACAACGTACACCTGCAGATGAAGAAGTAAAAGGCTGCAAATAAAGCTGCATCAGGTCCACAGTTTTCTTCACTGTTGCCCTGTTGCACTGTCAATAtgattaaattgtatttattttaacactaGTTGAACTGTGGAGGACGTTCAGCAAACATCTTTCTTACTTATACTCTGATTTGTAGTTGGTTAAAGACTTAAACTAACATTATTTATTCAccaattcatttttattttttactagtTGATTAATTGTTTGCTAACTTATGCATTATTAATAATCATAACATCTGTCAGAAAAGCTACTGCATTTACCtcttattttaaagctgcacattcACCTTTTGATGCTATTCATTACAAAAGTGGCCTaattttttctgttctgctggGTGGGGTCATATTTAAGGTGCAGCCTTTTTGGTTCTGACCATTTCAGAAACGCAGGTGATcaacactctgtactgtccttGAACAATAAGAGGCTGTCAACACTAATGCTCACATGGTTCTAATCATAAACGCTCTCGTAGGTTTatcacagcagtgttttgttttctaggCCTGTATGCTCATAGACAAGGTAATTAATGCTCTAGCATCAGCTCTAGGGACTTCTAGTGAGATATGAGATAAATACGCAACAACGGCTCCAACCATCAAAACCATCACTGTGATAAACACTGacgctgtgctgctgtgataaCGTTTGGTCAAAGCACAAAGCGCcgtgttaaaatgtgtttaaagaagTTCTAACAGTACTTTTTATAGGTCTATAACTTTTTAGGATGAagaataattttcattttcatcatgcCGTAATGCCATAAGGAGCAGACTGTGATGCTTCgacacattttcatgcaaatcAACGACTTTACTTCATCAGTGTAATCGATGACATCAGTGTCTTTTCAGCCCTAGctgggttattattattattattatttaggaAAAGTTGAAGTGTCTGGTGTGAACTGGTGtgatttaaatctgttttgaaTCCATTTATTATCTGACTGTGACGAGTTAAACAGGTTAAAAAGACTTGGTCTCTGATCTCCTGTCCCGGTTCTTTCTCCCTTGCCGTCTCCAGCCCACCTTACCAGGTTACCCGGGTCAGATCCACGCCAACATCGGCCCAGTCAGGACCAACGTGACGTTCGACCACCGGGACTGCGGCGTGACACTGCTGAAGAACGATCACGTGTTGATCAACCTGCTGATCGACAGGACTACAAGGAAGAGGAGAGCGGCCAACATCAAACCCAAAATCCCCTTCACCTTCAGCTACACCAAGGAGATCAGAGAGATGGTAATTCACTGACGGCCTCTCATTAAACCAGCTTCAGCTCTGCATAAACGCACCATTTCTGtgaatttgcatgtttttgatctgtctgctgtttgtcagtGATTGGATCTAGTAAATCGGACAAGTCAGCAGAATTTTTAATGATCAGTTACAGTTTCTTTgctcttatttctttattattaaaattattaattactttttgcTGTTGTCGCTttgagaacattttttttttttacagtttagttttggtttttCCCTTTCTTCATTTGTGGATGTTTGTCTGTTAGTGCAGTACCAGAATGTCATGTTTCAATAGAGGTAGTTTCTTATGAGGTTTGTCTGTGCAGATGTGAGTTGCAGCAGCAACTGCTGTCTCCTCCCATCTTTGTGATTCAGGATGTGCTGCTTTTACTAGTGACCATCGTAGGTCACTTAAAGACTTTACTTTAACTCTTAATCATCCTCTGGTTTGAGCTCCTCAGGTGTGACTGTCTTTCAGGGCATCATCACCTTTCTGGGTTCTAAAGAAGGCATTGTGAACTCGGAGCAGCAGGGGGAGCTTCCCTTTGACACCTGTGAGAACTTTAGTGACACAGAGTTCAACTCTGAAGACATCCATAAAGAGGTGGAGTTCACATCCACCGTGGTGAGTCTGACAAAGACCTGCTGACAGAACAACAAGGAACAGAAAATTAAGTGAGTTTCTTACCCTCATGTTGCTTCTCCGTCTCTGCAGGTGAAAGGGCAGAAGAGAGCGATCAGGCTAAGGAGGACGAGACGGGTTGAGGACAAAATCCTGGAGGAGCAGAAAAAacgtgaggaggaggagaagaagaagaagcgggaagaggaggagaggaagcgggaagaggaggagaggaaacaaaaggaggaggaagagaggaagaggaaagaagaggaggagaaagaggctgagagaaagaagaaggaggaagtggCGGCAGCATTGGCAGCTGCAAAGGACAAGGTGGGAAATGAACGACGTACAGCAAATCGTGTTGAAGGTTAAAATAACCAAGTCCTGACTCAAAACCAGTTTTCAAATTTGTccttgttaaatgttttatttttagtttgtcgTAACAAAACTACTATGATTCAAGTTAAATCAACCCTCAGCTGGACAGCAGCGGGCATCAGCCGCTTCACTTTGTGCTGTTTTCGTGTCTTCTGCAGTGGACCCCGCTTGGCTTCACATTAAGAGACCCTAACTCGCTGGATGACTTCAGTAAGGAGAGATTCGAAGGCACCGTCCTTAGAGCCATTTCCAAACATCCACGTAAAGAGATCAAGAAGGAGCTAGAGGAGGCGCAACGAGGAGGTACTGCTCGGGATGGACAGGTGCTTTTTagacaggtaaaaaaaaataaaataaataaagctaatAAAACATCCTGGAAATTAAGTGCAAGTGTATGTAATAAACATTTGATATCTATATATTTGCAGGTTAaaattaaagtggaaaaaacagaggaagatgagaagCAAGTGGCAGAAGCTAAATATAACAAGGACGGAGAACAGGAGGAAAATTTGGACATGAAGAAGGAGAAGCAGCATGAGgaggaggtaaagaagaatGAGTGTCCTGCAGCTGCATCTGCAGAGATGGGTCGACTTGTGATGACCATCGATGGTCAACAGAAACAACTTTCCTTTGGTCCCAAAGATCTTCTCACCACAGCCACTATGCTGGACGGAGACAAGGTGAGAGGAGGGTTTCAGCTCACTGTAagattaaatatgaaactaatTACAAAATGGATAATCCCTTAAAAAGATCTGTCCCACATGGGGAAGTCTGGTTACTGCATTGTAGCTTCAATTTGAAAACTATTATATTCTATTCACATTAACCTGTAACAACAACTTCTTACTTTCTTTAAAGCCAAAAACTGAAAGGCCCCTTGCTGTGGCTCCAAACTGTGGTCAGGATCatcctgtgtttttataatgtcAACATCACTTTTAGCTCAACTGAACAGCCTCTTTATGGAGTCATAACAAATGTATGTTGCTATTGTCAGAAAATCTCATTTATATTGTGTCTACTGACCATGATCTCTGTGAATCTAGAACCCGATATACCTTCCTCATCTGTACCATAGTTGTTTTTGGAGTAAATTAGAACAATTATccagtttaacagttttaactGAACTTTATAACCTTAACGAATAAGGACTTTTTCGTTAATACTTATCCTGAATTCGTCTTCGAAGGTTCGGTTCAACATCGCCACCCACCGGGAGACGAAAGAGGAACGAGCGACGTTTGTGGAAATTATGCCTGACTCCTTCGAAGAGTCTACAGAACAGCGGCGACACGTAAGACTAATTCCAAAATTTTAGAACTTGGAGCTCCTCACTGATTTTGgtttatattttctgtgtcaCAGTAGTAAATTTAATTAGTAGTTATTtagtagtaaaaaaaagtacattttgactgaagaaaacaaaccagaacCAAACCCTGGGATATGTTTAATATGATGTTCTTCTAACCAGGGCATCGTGATTGAGTTCTCAGAGGACTCCGGGCTCATCAAGTGCTCTCAGAACCCCCAGCTCTACTTCCCCATGTCAGAGGTTATtgagaagaagaagctggagcTAAACGAGAAGGTTGAGTTCAGCGTAGTCCCAGTGAGTCCTCTGAGTTCTTATTCTCTCCGTCAGTTGTTTTGTCCTTTTCGGCAGCGGGCAACAAGAAGTGAATAGGCCAACTCATTATAACCCTTAAGAAATTGTTAATCACTGCGTCATAAGCTTGTGGTCACAGGCGAGGAAGATTTACAGTTTAGCTGGTAATttgaaatttttttttccatcccgTTTTTTAGTTGTACTTGTGTCATGGAAGTTATCCGAGCTTAAGGTTGGATTATATTCCTTTACATATGgttaaatttaatgtttaacattttgtacaaatgtcaatatgtattttttcttgttaatCATAGGCTAACATATCAAAGATCAATAATCATTGTTaatactgttatttttcttctaacTGCTCTAGTGCAGGATGTAGGACATGATGTTCTCTacaatcttattattatttctttaagCATGAAACAGCAGATGGGGGGAACCAGGCCATCAGAATTAAACGTTACACTGAGAGTGTTTTCCTCCCTGTTCGGAAACTAGGAGGTGTCGGGGCAAATAAAGGAAAGGTACGGACAACTGTAAATATACCATTTTAGtgttaaaagaaacaaagagataAATGTTGTGTTACTGTTGCTAATTCAGTTTACAGTCCCCCAGGTTTTCATACATAGAACACAGTACAGAAGTCACACATAGCATAAATTATTCTTAGAAGTAATTTTCTTGGactgttttactattttaagagttttcactttcacaattCAATAGACAATACGATTTATTACAGAAAGATTTGAGGGTCTAAGTTAAAgctgtgcttttcttttataGTGTTAAGATTATTTTGCCAGTTCTGTGTGCatttaacaaataatatttttgtcaCAAGATGTTGGTAGAACCAATTATTCTTAATTATCTCTTTTGTAGATGACCATCAAGCTGGCAAAGCCTTCAGAAGACACAGAGTGAGTTAGGAATTAATGTCCTAATGGGTTTTTCTAGAAAGTTCCCACATCATCTAAACATTCGCCTATTTATGTATATAAATCATCTATACATGGTGTATAGAAATGCAAATTTTTGTGACATATTTTACATCATAGGAAGAAAAGGCCAGAGACAGACAAGCTGAGAGCAGTGGTGAAAAATCTTAGAGCGCAGGACAGCAAGACCAGTATCAGCAGAAGGGATTATGGTGCTCCTCGGCATAGTTATGGACGCAGCAGGAGCAGAAGTAAGAGCAGAAGTAGGAGCAGGAGTCGAAGCAGGAGCAGAAGTCCCCCCAGAGACCAGTTTGGGCGTATTATCAAAAAAAGACGAAGCATCAGCATTGAGAGAGAACGCAAAAGCAGCAGGTACAAGCAACGCCGAAGCCAAGAGCGGTCGTACAGATGCACCAGAAGCCGTACTAAGAGCCGCAGTAGGAGTCAGAGTCGAAGCCGAAGTAAGAGCCCTAGCAGGAGCCACAGCAGGAGCAGGGAAAGGAGCAAGGAGAGGACCAGCAAGAAGAGGAGCAGAATCAGCAGAGACCGAGAAGAAAGTCTCAAGAGAAGAAGGGACTTCAGCCCTCCTCCTAGACGAGGAGGAATAATGGATGATGAGCTTGCAAGGAAGAAACGAGAACTTGAGGAGCTGAACGAGATGATTGCTTACAAAAAGTCACTGGTGGACATAGATCCCAGAGGACTGGACCCTGGACAGAGGACCTGCATAGACTATGATCATGGCAGAATTGCAGTCCCACTAACGGAGTATAAACCAGTGCGATCCATCCTAAAAAAACGACCTGAGGGACCCGAGTACCATCACCGTCCTCCTCTGCCGTATGATGATCCTTATTATGACCGCCCATACAGTGCATACCAAGATCGGCATTATGGTGATCGCTACGGTGATCCATATGCCAGTCGTCCCTACCCAGATTACATTGACCGTCCTTATGGGGAGCGCCCATATGAAAGTCATCTCTGTGGTGAACCTCCCTATGGTGGCCCATCTTCTGCCTGCCGTTACACTGATCGCTATGATGTTTACGATGAATCCTATGACGATCGCTACTATGACCCAGCATATGGGAACCGACCTTATAATGATCTATATCGACCTGTAAAACGTAGTCAGTCTCCTGAACCTCTTGGTCCTTCACCTTCTTCACAGTCAGGCCAAATTCCTGCCTCCACCCAACCTCCCTTGACACGTTCTTCCCAACTCCCTTTTAGACCCCCTTCTCCCACAGAATCACCTCCTAGAAGCCCTTCTCCCAAACTGAAGAACACAACACCACGTCAGTCACCTACAGCTGAGAAACCACCTCTGGACCGTTTTCTTGACATGCTTAATAAGAAGGTGGATGCTGAAAAAAAATCAGAACCAGTTAATGATGACCTTCTGCCTCATGAACGGGCTCTTCAAGATGGTAGGGGCTTCTCTCGGATTGTGGGATTGGCTCAAGAGCAACCCAGCAGCAGTCGAGCTTTAGAAGGGGAAAAGAAACAACTAAGCCCTAAAAGGTTCTCAGTGGAGAGATCAAGCGATGAGCCAAAGAGCACAACAGAACCCTATGACAAGATCCAGAGTCTACTCCGTACAATTGGCCTGAAGCTGAGTACAGGAGATGTGTCCAAACTGACGAGTCGAGCCCAGGAGAATATCTATAGTGCAAAATCCGTCtctacagaaagagagagtttgTCATCCCCGCCAGAAGAACTGCAAACAAGCAGAACCGGTTCAGTAGAATCAGACCACAGCCATTCCCCTTCCCCGGCCAGGTCCTCCAGTTTGGAGCCACTCAGTAGACATAAAGCTATTTCACATTATGATGGATTCCTAGATCAGCAGGAGCTAGAGGCACTAAAGAAGGCACAACAGCTACAGAGTCTTACTAAGACATTGGCAAGTACCCCCTCCACTACTCCTCCCCCAAAACCTCCTCCTGGTCCTCCACCTGCTCACTACCaacaccctcctcctcctccagtcaACTGGCCGCTTGGAGTCACCACCCAGATTCCCTCAGCACAGAGCTCCACAATTCCCAACACGGGCACTCCGGCACCTGGTCAACCCACCCAAAGATGTGGTCCCCCAGGACCTCCGCCTGGACCTCCTCCACGACATCCTGGACAGTCTCCTCCTGGACCTCCTCCTGGACCCCCACCCCAGCGCCTTCTTGGGCAGACCCCTTTCACTCCACCCTCCAGTTCTTCAGTATTACCTTTTATTGGCCAGTCTCCTACAACTCCAACACCTAACTCCAGCTCTTTGCAGCCTTTAACTACCACTGCAATGACCCCAACACCACAATCTTCAACACTAGTAACATCAAGTCCTGCAAGTGTTGACCAAATGGCAATCTCCACAACGGTGGCCAGATGCCTCAAGGTCATAGAGACGGTGAAATCTCTGGCTGTGCAGCCGTCAGCAAAACCAGTCAAATCAGTCCAGTTCAGCCTACCCACAGAATCTCCCTCGGCCTCCAGTCCTCAGACCTCAGTAGCGACAGATGAGGACATAAAGATGAAGCAGAAGGAGAAGGTATGTTTAGCACTGAGTTCTAATATACTTGGATATTTTGCTTTTGCAAAGTATAAGTAACCAAGTACTGTAAGATGTACTAAAGAATTTAGCCAGCTAAAAGGGAGGGCTAAACACAGGTTTACTGTTTTTTGACACGCTTTTCAAGAGCTGTTGTCTACTGCTGGAGTACAGTTCCTGCAACATAATGTCAAATTATACTTGTCCTTGAAGCATTTagaagaaagcctttaatcgtcatatgtcacatttacatgttacaatgaaatttgtcctctgcatttaacccatcccctgggggagcagtgggcagctacatacagcgcccggggagctagcgtggagtgtctcgctcaaggacacacctggtaCAACCTTCTGAattcaaagcagatgatctacccactgagccaccaggccgtAGATAAAGTAGATTCTTTAGAAAGGATCACCAAGTGCAATGTTTCGACTGAGTTTTCAACACTGTGTGTCTACGTTGCAGCTGGATTTGTATAACCAGAGAATTTTGGAGAAGAGGGAGCAGCAGTTTCAAGAGATGCTAGCCCGCAAGAAACAaggagagaagaacaaagaTGGAACAATGATCTTCACAGGTAtcatattttgttaaattaatataCATATTAATATACATTAAACTTAACTCTCATTCTTGGAATTACAGGGATTTGTGAGTTTAACGTTGAGTTTAGTTTATGTTTTCGgtgttggctgtgtgtgtgtgtgtatatagatatatatatatatatatatatatatagatatatatagatatatatatatatatatatatatataaaattaagtTAACATTTACAGCTGCATGCCTTTTAGTATTACTGTCGGGGCTAAatgcaagtgttttttttgttttttgttttttttctttttacctagAGAGGTACAATCTAGGCTTTGAGAAGCTCAGAGATGCTTGATAAGCCTCTCAAAAGACAGATGCAGAAATGTTAAGAAAATAACTTGTTAACAACAACATATAGAAGTTTTGATTAGCAAAGCCTAATTAGCCCTGTTGTGTCATTGTTaactttttttatctttgtcatTGTACGTGTGTTCTCAGCATAATTTCCCACAAGGTAGGAACTAATTTAAATTCAGCAGCTGTGCTTTTCAAGTAGCCCCAACGTGTGCATCAATAAAGTGTccatgttatgttttatttagagtTTATATTATATTCTGGTGTTCCATTAAAACAAGATTATATGATTTAGGAAATACGTGTTATAATCCCTCTTTATGCAATAGCTCCTGTGTTCTTGAGACTGACAAGGCTCGTTTAAGCTCTTGTGCTGTTAAGGCCCCTTTCCCACTCCCTTCTCATTGGCCATCTtgtcagaatcagaatcagaaacattttattgccaggcgcgataaagggcattttacagcactaggaatttgtcctgatgttaggtgcagacatagaatagaatagcaggaaaaacaaacaaacgtaaaTACACATATTATCAGTCGGTTGGGAGGGGGGGATTTGTGCAGAGGTTATCTGGGGGGAATTGgggaactgttcagcaggctgacagcagcagggagaaaactgttcttgtggcgtgaggtcctggtcctgatggaccggagtctcttgccagaggggagaggTTGAAATAGTGCATGGCCAGGGTGAGAGGGATCAGCTGCAATCCTGGATGCATGTCTGTGGGTCCTGGAGACGTACAGGTCCCGGAGTGATGGAAGGCTGCAGCCAATGACCTTCTCGGCAGAGCGTatgattctctgcagcctggccttgtccctggcagtggctgcagcaaaccagactgtgatgAAGGAGGTGAGGATGGATTCGATGATGGCACTGTAGAAGTTGGTCAGCATCTGCTTTGGGAGGTTGTACTTCTTCAGCTGCCGCAAGAAGTATAGCCTCTGCTGAGCCTTCTTGGTgagggagctgatgttctgctcccacttgAGCTCCTGGGTGATCGTGGTGCCCAGGAAACGGAAGGACTCGACAGAGGTGACTGGGGTGTTACAGAGGATGACAGGCTGGAGGGGGGCTGGGTCTCTTCTGAAatccactatcatctccactgtctgGAGAGCGTTGAGCTCCAGGttgttcaagctgcaccatgacaccagaCAGTCAATCTCGCTTCTGTAGGCTGACTCATCTCCATCAGAGATGAGGCCAATGAGGGTGGTGTCGTCTGCGAACTTTAGGAGTTTGACagactggtgtccagatgtgcagttgtttgtgtatagggagaataacagaggagagaggacgcaGCCTTGGGGGGATCCAGTGCTGATGGTCCGGGAGTCT contains these protein-coding regions:
- the si:dkeyp-121d4.3 gene encoding uncharacterized protein si:dkeyp-121d4.3 isoform X1, whose product is MGRGGGPTRGRKPMGPLGEDGPPFDMGPPGWGPPPPGGWGPPPPGGWPLPSEEWGPPPPGGWGPPPPGGWGPRGPPPPDWGPRGPPPPEWGPHPDDWRPPPEDWGRHPDDWRPPHPNWRPPHPDDWRPPYPDDWRPPHPEDWGPDKPYPHPGWGHPGLGPEGPANPWVPEPGPPGPVLPGAPPGMPPPVGIPPPDSAAFGPPIPPPGVVPQFGFPTFPPPGWTGEPVEEPMPNPPPDQPEWIKALISAPPTESSPAETKNLSEEPTATKTPAAEPIAAPKPKPEPNRISKALGLLGKRSFDKPPPGRSTGIISFIGPTFGYIEREDLEKFTFSFDAFFGNPKAMTPGVRVHFTACKEKNSPIATDVKVAPGGTENVDTDIYEAVVSQPITEPQPGERQYPGQVHVTIGPLRTNLTFERKDSTVTLLRNDQVLINLLTDIVSEKRRATNIRPKIPATFSHTKETREKGVVISLIDNEGIIKSDEHGELPFDIKENFSDVEFTTEDINEEVEFTVVTLRMGKRAIRICRVKEPLLLTLCTATAAAAAEEAGVETATNGVGGENSSSKLFRGKSKVEIPPNMMLDSELYEGIVSQPIIEPTPTLPGYPGQIHANIGPVRTNVTFDHRDCGVTLLKNDHVLINLLIDRTTRKRRAANIKPKIPFTFSYTKEIREMGIITFLGSKEGIVNSEQQGELPFDTCENFSDTEFNSEDIHKEVEFTSTVVKGQKRAIRLRRTRRVEDKILEEQKKREEEEKKKKREEEERKREEEERKQKEEEERKRKEEEEKEAERKKKEEVAAALAAAKDKWTPLGFTLRDPNSLDDFSKERFEGTVLRAISKHPRKEIKKELEEAQRGGTARDGQVLFRQVKIKVEKTEEDEKQVAEAKYNKDGEQEENLDMKKEKQHEEEVKKNECPAAASAEMGRLVMTIDGQQKQLSFGPKDLLTTATMLDGDKVRFNIATHRETKEERATFVEIMPDSFEESTEQRRHGIVIEFSEDSGLIKCSQNPQLYFPMSEVIEKKKLELNEKVEFSVVPHETADGGNQAIRIKRYTESVFLPVRKLGGVGANKGKMTIKLAKPSEDTEKKRPETDKLRAVVKNLRAQDSKTSISRRDYGAPRHSYGRSRSRSKSRSRSRSRSRSRSPPRDQFGRIIKKRRSISIERERKSSRYKQRRSQERSYRCTRSRTKSRSRSQSRSRSKSPSRSHSRSRERSKERTSKKRSRISRDREESLKRRRDFSPPPRRGGIMDDELARKKRELEELNEMIAYKKSLVDIDPRGLDPGQRTCIDYDHGRIAVPLTEYKPVRSILKKRPEGPEYHHRPPLPYDDPYYDRPYSAYQDRHYGDRYGDPYASRPYPDYIDRPYGERPYESHLCGEPPYGGPSSACRYTDRYDVYDESYDDRYYDPAYGNRPYNDLYRPVKRSQSPEPLGPSPSSQSGQIPASTQPPLTRSSQLPFRPPSPTESPPRSPSPKLKNTTPRQSPTAEKPPLDRFLDMLNKKVDAEKKSEPVNDDLLPHERALQDGRGFSRIVGLAQEQPSSSRALEGEKKQLSPKRFSVERSSDEPKSTTEPYDKIQSLLRTIGLKLSTGDVSKLTSRAQENIYSAKSVSTERESLSSPPEELQTSRTGSVESDHSHSPSPARSSSLEPLSRHKAISHYDGFLDQQELEALKKAQQLQSLTKTLASTPSTTPPPKPPPGPPPAHYQHPPPPPVNWPLGVTTQIPSAQSSTIPNTGTPAPGQPTQRCGPPGPPPGPPPRHPGQSPPGPPPGPPPQRLLGQTPFTPPSSSSVLPFIGQSPTTPTPNSSSLQPLTTTAMTPTPQSSTLVTSSPASVDQMAISTTVARCLKVIETVKSLAVQPSAKPVKSVQFSLPTESPSASSPQTSVATDEDIKMKQKEKLDLYNQRILEKREQQFQEMLARKKQGEKNKDGTMIFTGKPVSSEPKNIWICGHSLVYWAESRAKSPEVGMQLGMDPSKVAIWWKGIQGMTWSQLLPQLHQLKVTWPNPDVLIIHLGGNDLSTDSPTDLLASVKKDLTSMRSIFPHCVLVWSNILPRRVWRHSADSHEVDLVRTTVNRRIQNIISELGGTSLTHDNIRCGSNTGLYRADGVHLSPKGIDIFNLNLQDFLEKWEAEVNMTEKS